Proteins found in one Rhodobacteraceae bacterium D3-12 genomic segment:
- a CDS encoding ornithine cyclodeaminase, which translates to MVLKPSELAYVPFVSVENMMGLVHHIGIEPMLRALADEIEADFKRWELFDKTPRVASHSEVGVIELMPTSDGEMYGFKYVNGHPKNTREGLQTVTAFGLLADVDTGYPKLLSEMTLLTALRTAASSAMAAKYLAPKGAKTMAMIGNGAQAEFQCLAFKAICGIDTVRLYDIDPAATAKCAANLTGYGLDIVPCQSGEEAMEGAEIITTCTADKQYATILTDNMVGDGVHINAIGGDCPGKTELHRDILLRSDIFVEYPPQTRVEGEIQQLDADHAVTELWQVIAGKAPGRRDARQITLFDSVGFAIEDFSALRFVLKAIQGTAFYTDLDMIADPDDPRDLFGMLGRAG; encoded by the coding sequence ATGGTGTTGAAGCCTTCGGAGTTGGCCTATGTGCCGTTTGTGTCGGTCGAGAATATGATGGGGTTGGTGCATCACATCGGGATCGAGCCGATGTTGCGGGCTTTGGCCGATGAGATTGAGGCGGATTTCAAACGCTGGGAGTTGTTTGACAAGACGCCGCGCGTGGCGAGCCATTCCGAGGTTGGTGTGATCGAGTTGATGCCGACATCGGACGGGGAGATGTATGGGTTCAAATATGTGAACGGCCACCCCAAGAACACGCGCGAGGGGTTGCAGACGGTGACGGCCTTCGGGCTGTTGGCGGATGTGGACACCGGATACCCCAAGCTGCTGTCCGAGATGACATTGCTGACTGCGCTGCGCACGGCGGCGAGTTCGGCGATGGCGGCGAAATACCTTGCGCCCAAGGGGGCCAAGACGATGGCGATGATCGGCAATGGCGCGCAGGCCGAGTTCCAGTGTCTTGCGTTCAAGGCGATCTGCGGGATCGACACTGTGCGGCTGTATGACATTGACCCGGCGGCGACGGCAAAATGTGCGGCCAATCTGACCGGGTACGGTTTGGACATTGTGCCATGCCAGAGCGGCGAGGAGGCGATGGAGGGGGCCGAGATCATCACCACCTGCACCGCCGACAAGCAATATGCGACGATCCTGACCGACAACATGGTGGGCGATGGCGTGCATATCAACGCGATTGGCGGGGATTGTCCGGGTAAGACCGAGCTGCACCGCGATATTTTGCTGCGCTCGGATATTTTCGTGGAATACCCGCCGCAGACGCGGGTGGAGGGCGAAATTCAGCAGTTGGATGCGGATCACGCGGTGACCGAGCTGTGGCAGGTGATTGCCGGGAAGGCGCCGGGGCGGCGCGATGCGCGACAGATCACCCTGTTTGACTCGGTCGGTTTTGCGATCGAGGATTTCAGCGCGTTGCGGTTTGTGTTGAAGGCCATTCAGGGCACGGCGTTTTACACCGATCTGGATATGATCGCAGACCCGGATGACCCGCGCGATTTGTTCGGCATGCTGGGACGGGCGGGGTGA
- the rocF gene encoding arginase — MTEISLLGAPIEEGAGRRGCAMGPAAYRTAGIVEALSALGHEVRDLGDAVAEETGPLKTKHAHLKALEQVAGWARSLHSHAYELAKGSALPIYLGGDHALSLGTVTGHAAAAAELGRPQFVLWLDAHADFNTLASSPSGNLHGTPLAFACGLEGFDPILGRKLAHAVRPENVCILGLRSVDGEERDLLRASGAVAHDMRAIDESGIRPLLLNFMDRVIAENGLLHVSLDVDFIEPDIAPAVGTTVPGGATFREAHHVMELLHDSGRVTSLDLVELNPFLDERGRTARLMVELTASLFGQRVLDRKTRSF, encoded by the coding sequence ATGACCGAGATTTCCCTATTGGGCGCCCCGATTGAAGAGGGCGCAGGGCGGCGCGGCTGTGCCATGGGGCCGGCGGCCTATCGCACGGCGGGTATTGTCGAGGCGCTGTCGGCGTTGGGCCACGAGGTGCGCGATCTGGGCGATGCGGTGGCGGAAGAGACCGGACCGCTGAAGACAAAGCACGCGCATCTGAAGGCGTTGGAGCAGGTGGCGGGCTGGGCGCGGAGCCTGCATAGCCATGCTTATGAATTGGCCAAGGGATCAGCCCTGCCGATTTACCTTGGCGGCGATCACGCGCTGTCGCTTGGCACTGTGACGGGGCATGCGGCAGCGGCGGCAGAGCTTGGGCGGCCTCAGTTTGTTTTATGGCTGGATGCGCATGCGGATTTCAACACCTTGGCCAGTTCGCCAAGTGGAAATTTGCATGGCACGCCGCTTGCGTTTGCCTGTGGCTTGGAAGGGTTTGACCCGATTTTGGGGCGCAAGTTAGCGCATGCGGTGCGCCCGGAGAATGTGTGCATTCTGGGCCTGCGGTCGGTTGACGGCGAGGAGCGCGATTTGCTGCGGGCCTCAGGCGCAGTGGCGCATGACATGCGTGCGATTGATGAGAGCGGTATCCGGCCCTTGTTGCTCAACTTTATGGATCGGGTGATTGCGGAAAACGGGCTTTTGCACGTCAGTCTGGATGTGGATTTCATCGAGCCGGACATCGCACCCGCCGTGGGGACGACCGTGCCCGGTGGCGCGACCTTTCGCGAGGCGCATCATGTGATGGAATTGCTGCACGATAGCGGGCGGGTGACATCGCTTGATCTGGTGGAGTTGAACCCGTTTTTGGATGAGCGCGGACGCACGGCGCGTCTGATGGTGGAATTGACCGCGAGCCTGTTCGGGCAGCGGGTTCTGGATCGCAAGACGCGGAGTTTTTGA
- a CDS encoding prephenate/arogenate dehydrogenase family protein, producing MSVIYERVALIGLGLIAGSMALAASRSGVVGEITGYARTEETRDTARRIGLVDVVCDSAAEAVKDADLVVLCVPVGAMATVAAEIAPHLKPGATVSDVGSVKQAVVEAVGPHLPEGVHFVPAHPMAGTEHSGPEAGFAELFDNRWTLIVPQEGVDEAAVERLVAFWQALGANTERMEVAHHDLVCAVVSHIPHAIAYTMVGVADDFSRVSEQEVIAFSAAGFRDFTRIAASDPTMWRDVFLNNKQATLEILGRFTEELFALQRAIRTGDGDHLFDYFTRTRDIRRGIIEAGQDTDAPDFGRVKAK from the coding sequence ATGAGCGTGATTTACGAACGTGTGGCGTTGATCGGTTTGGGGTTGATTGCGGGGTCGATGGCTTTGGCGGCGAGTCGGTCCGGGGTGGTGGGCGAGATCACCGGCTATGCCCGCACCGAAGAGACCCGCGACACGGCGCGGCGGATCGGCTTGGTTGATGTGGTCTGCGATAGCGCGGCGGAGGCGGTCAAAGACGCCGATCTGGTGGTGCTTTGCGTGCCTGTGGGGGCGATGGCGACGGTGGCGGCGGAGATCGCGCCACACCTGAAGCCAGGCGCGACGGTGTCGGATGTCGGCTCGGTCAAGCAGGCGGTGGTCGAGGCGGTCGGCCCGCATTTGCCCGAGGGCGTGCATTTCGTGCCGGCGCACCCGATGGCGGGGACCGAACATTCCGGCCCGGAGGCGGGGTTTGCGGAGTTGTTTGACAACCGCTGGACCTTGATCGTGCCACAGGAGGGCGTTGACGAGGCTGCGGTTGAGCGGTTGGTTGCGTTCTGGCAGGCGCTGGGGGCGAACACCGAGCGGATGGAGGTGGCGCATCATGACCTTGTGTGTGCTGTGGTCAGCCATATTCCACATGCGATTGCCTATACGATGGTGGGGGTTGCGGATGATTTCAGCCGTGTGAGCGAGCAGGAAGTCATCGCATTCTCCGCCGCCGGTTTCCGTGATTTCACGCGCATCGCGGCGAGCGATCCGACCATGTGGCGGGATGTTTTTCTGAACAACAAACAGGCCACTTTGGAAATTCTGGGGCGCTTCACCGAGGAGCTTTTTGCGCTGCAACGTGCCATTCGGACCGGCGATGGCGATCATCTTTTTGATTATTTTACCCGAACGCGCGACATTCGACGTGGAATCATCGAGGCGGGTCAGGACACCGATGCGCCGGACTTTGGACGGGTAAAGGCGAAATAA
- a CDS encoding DMT family transporter: MGDAPEITLKSWLMVLTLGIVWGGTFLFQNLALRSTPPFWVASARIVFAGVLTFAIWRLRGGRLFTTAQTDWPRLIAVSVLSSALPFMFLSWGQLHVTSAYTGVSMATVALFVLPLAHFLVPGERMTWRRSAGFVLGFVGVVLLIGPKAFSSTGEPLEAAGRLACLAAAACYAISSIMIRRLPPVDAFGLTFAVLGFGAIVVLPAALIAHGAPPNPGPQGLAILALLGLVPTAGANLLRILVIRSAGPVFMSLTNYLVPLFAVLFGASFLGDALPTSLVTAMMFILCGVGLSQLGALRRLFGRSPAP, from the coding sequence ATGGGCGACGCGCCTGAAATCACACTAAAAAGCTGGCTGATGGTGCTGACGCTCGGCATCGTCTGGGGCGGGACATTCCTGTTTCAAAACCTCGCCCTCCGCAGCACCCCGCCGTTTTGGGTGGCCTCGGCCCGCATCGTTTTTGCCGGCGTGCTGACCTTTGCAATCTGGCGCTTGCGGGGGGGACGGCTCTTTACCACTGCCCAAACCGACTGGCCCCGCCTGATCGCGGTGTCGGTGCTGTCCTCTGCCCTGCCGTTCATGTTTCTCAGCTGGGGACAACTCCATGTCACCTCGGCCTACACCGGCGTGTCCATGGCCACCGTGGCGCTTTTCGTTTTGCCGCTGGCGCATTTCCTCGTCCCCGGCGAGCGTATGACATGGCGGCGCAGCGCAGGCTTCGTGCTTGGCTTTGTCGGCGTCGTCCTTCTGATCGGCCCCAAGGCGTTCTCCTCAACCGGTGAACCGCTTGAAGCCGCCGGGCGACTGGCCTGCCTTGCGGCGGCGGCCTGCTATGCGATCTCATCCATCATGATCCGCCGCCTGCCCCCGGTCGATGCCTTCGGGCTAACCTTCGCGGTGCTCGGCTTTGGTGCCATCGTGGTGTTGCCCGCAGCGCTCATCGCCCACGGCGCGCCGCCCAACCCCGGCCCCCAAGGGCTCGCCATCCTCGCTCTGCTCGGCCTCGTGCCAACAGCCGGGGCCAACCTCCTGCGCATCCTCGTCATCCGAAGCGCGGGGCCGGTGTTCATGAGCCTCACGAATTATCTGGTGCCGCTTTTTGCCGTCCTGTTCGGAGCCAGCTTCCTTGGCGATGCCCTGCCCACCTCGCTCGTCACCGCGATGATGTTCATCCTCTGCGGTGTCGGGCTCAGCCAACTCGGCGCGCTGCGTCGCCTGTTTGGCCGCTCACCCGCGCCATGA
- the hisC gene encoding histidinol-phosphate transaminase, giving the protein MSKIEPQPGIMEIELYVGGKASLAGHEQVLKLSSNENPLGAPASAKAALAEAAGTAHLYPSTDHAALREAIGAVHGLDPERIICGVGSDEVLQFVVQAFAGPGDEVIHTEHGFSMYPILAHMAGAVPVSVPERERVVDVDAILSAVSERTRVVFIANPGNPTGTVVSEAELVRLADGLPEHVILVLDGAYVEFAEGYDGGVGLASARPNVLMTRTFSKIYGLGGLRIGWGYGPKAMIDVMTRIRQPFNLSVLQLAAAEAAVRDQEWVQACARLNSEQRARLTGALRQLGVACDDSHGNFVLARFGSEDQAHAADAALQEDGIIVRRVAGYGFADGLRITVGDAAQTGRVIVALTKWREAGA; this is encoded by the coding sequence ATGTCGAAAATCGAACCGCAACCCGGGATCATGGAGATCGAGCTTTATGTTGGTGGCAAGGCGAGCCTTGCCGGGCATGAGCAGGTTCTGAAGCTGAGCTCGAACGAGAACCCGTTGGGCGCGCCGGCGAGTGCGAAGGCCGCGTTGGCCGAGGCGGCGGGGACGGCGCATCTTTATCCGTCGACCGATCACGCGGCGTTGCGCGAGGCGATTGGCGCGGTGCATGGGCTGGACCCGGAGCGGATCATTTGTGGGGTCGGTTCGGACGAGGTGTTGCAATTCGTGGTGCAGGCCTTTGCTGGCCCCGGCGACGAGGTGATCCATACCGAGCACGGGTTTTCGATGTATCCGATTCTGGCGCATATGGCGGGGGCGGTGCCGGTGTCTGTGCCCGAACGCGAGCGGGTGGTGGATGTGGATGCGATCCTGTCGGCGGTGAGCGAGCGCACGCGGGTGGTGTTCATCGCCAATCCGGGCAACCCGACCGGCACGGTGGTATCCGAGGCGGAGCTGGTGCGGTTGGCAGATGGCTTGCCAGAGCATGTGATTTTGGTGCTGGACGGGGCCTATGTTGAGTTCGCCGAGGGCTATGACGGTGGCGTAGGTTTGGCCAGCGCGCGGCCCAACGTGTTGATGACGCGGACCTTTTCCAAGATTTACGGGTTGGGCGGTTTGCGCATTGGGTGGGGATATGGCCCCAAGGCGATGATTGATGTGATGACGCGGATCCGCCAGCCCTTTAACCTGTCGGTCTTGCAGTTGGCCGCCGCGGAGGCGGCGGTGCGCGATCAGGAATGGGTGCAGGCGTGCGCGCGTTTGAACAGTGAACAGCGGGCGCGGTTGACCGGTGCGCTGCGCCAGTTGGGTGTGGCCTGTGATGACAGTCACGGTAACTTTGTGCTGGCGCGGTTTGGCAGCGAGGATCAGGCACATGCCGCCGATGCCGCCCTGCAGGAGGACGGGATCATTGTGCGGCGGGTCGCGGGCTATGGGTTTGCCGATGGCTTGCGGATTACCGTGGGCGACGCGGCGCAGACGGGCCGGGTGATTGTGGCGCTGACCAAATGGCGGGAGGCCGGAGCATGA
- the folP gene encoding dihydropteroate synthase — protein METYYRPLVQTGPRRPDDALPLVGGASCWFNTVEAIRREGPSEFLSAADIPDETRRRLSAPRTPIAGLSMDQARIMGILNVTPDSFSDGGKHSGPAAALAHAKRMVSEGADIIDVGGESTRPGAQTVPEEAEIARTAPVIAAIRSGLEVPMSIDTRKAEVARAAHEAGAMLVNDVSGFTYDKALSQYCVANDLPVCVMHAQGDPETMHLDPRYDDVLLDVYDFLAAQVIFLRDLGIPRERIVVDPGIGFGKTLKHNLRILSGISLFHGLGCPVLLGASRKGFIGTLSAASNPAERMPGSVAVALGAVAQGVQIVRVHDVRETRQALALWTAVARAGAA, from the coding sequence ATGGAAACCTACTATCGTCCGCTTGTTCAGACCGGTCCACGCCGCCCCGATGATGCCTTGCCGCTTGTCGGGGGCGCGTCGTGTTGGTTCAACACGGTTGAGGCAATCCGGCGGGAGGGGCCGTCAGAGTTTCTGAGCGCGGCGGATATTCCCGACGAAACGCGCCGCCGGTTGAGTGCGCCACGCACGCCGATTGCCGGGCTGAGCATGGATCAGGCGCGGATCATGGGCATTTTGAACGTGACGCCTGATAGTTTTTCGGACGGGGGCAAGCATAGCGGTCCGGCGGCGGCCTTGGCCCATGCCAAGCGGATGGTCAGCGAAGGCGCGGATATCATCGACGTGGGCGGCGAAAGCACCCGCCCCGGCGCCCAGACGGTGCCGGAAGAGGCCGAGATCGCCCGCACCGCGCCGGTGATTGCCGCCATCCGCTCAGGGCTGGAAGTGCCGATGTCGATTGACACGCGCAAGGCCGAAGTGGCGCGCGCCGCGCATGAGGCGGGCGCGATGCTGGTCAATGACGTGTCCGGTTTCACCTATGACAAGGCGCTGTCGCAATATTGCGTGGCCAATGATTTGCCGGTCTGTGTGATGCATGCACAGGGTGACCCCGAGACGATGCATCTTGATCCGCGCTATGACGATGTGTTGCTGGATGTGTATGATTTTCTGGCGGCGCAGGTGATTTTCCTGCGCGATCTGGGCATCCCGCGGGAGCGCATTGTGGTTGATCCGGGGATCGGGTTTGGCAAGACGTTAAAGCACAATCTGCGCATTCTGAGCGGGATCAGCCTGTTTCATGGCCTGGGCTGTCCGGTGCTTTTGGGGGCGTCGCGCAAGGGCTTTATTGGCACGCTGAGCGCGGCGTCAAACCCCGCGGAGCGGATGCCCGGTTCGGTTGCTGTGGCGCTGGGAGCGGTGGCGCAGGGGGTGCAGATCGTGCGGGTGCATGATGTCAGGGAAACCCGTCAGGCGTTGGCGCTTTGGACTGCGGTGGCGCGGGCTGGAGCTGCCTGA
- a CDS encoding Hint domain-containing protein, which produces MGTGFKGTFVISWSQTEVDGLKAAPVFALRVGVSWLWHGDAVRVDGPGELLRLDGADGESNIRKRAARMVRRLVGAAVSGTKRLDDVEMDSIFQDNSFVVTNGSQSYTVTLVEVGPGQPPLLMFVDEIPPKGQALWVVHQSFEHSEGHPLEPDAGGVICFTPGTRIETPDGPRAVESLCEGDMVATKDNGAQEIQWIGARRMTGARLFAMPRLRPVRIRAGALGVERPEEELIVSPEHRMLVKGHVARALFNTDEVLVRAKDLINDRNVVVDSQLREVTYVHLLLPAHQIVWANGVETESFHPANTALSTLSDDDRARLLAAFPEFGANPQAYGASARRNLSASEAAIFMHDVA; this is translated from the coding sequence ATGGGAACGGGCTTTAAGGGCACGTTTGTCATCTCCTGGTCGCAGACGGAAGTGGATGGTCTTAAGGCCGCCCCGGTGTTTGCATTGCGGGTTGGGGTCTCATGGCTCTGGCATGGGGACGCAGTGCGGGTTGATGGCCCGGGTGAGTTGTTGCGATTGGACGGGGCAGACGGAGAAAGCAATATCCGCAAGCGTGCGGCGCGTATGGTGCGCCGTTTGGTTGGTGCTGCCGTTTCGGGCACGAAACGGTTGGATGATGTCGAGATGGACTCGATCTTTCAGGACAACAGTTTTGTCGTCACCAATGGCTCGCAGAGTTATACCGTGACGTTGGTTGAAGTGGGGCCGGGGCAGCCGCCGCTTTTGATGTTTGTGGATGAGATACCGCCGAAGGGGCAAGCGCTTTGGGTGGTTCATCAGAGTTTTGAGCACAGTGAAGGCCACCCTCTAGAACCGGACGCGGGCGGGGTGATCTGTTTCACGCCTGGCACGCGTATTGAGACGCCGGACGGGCCGCGCGCGGTGGAGAGCCTTTGTGAAGGCGATATGGTTGCAACCAAGGACAACGGCGCGCAGGAGATCCAGTGGATCGGGGCGCGGCGGATGACCGGGGCGCGATTGTTCGCGATGCCGCGGCTTCGTCCGGTGCGTATTCGGGCCGGAGCGTTGGGTGTGGAACGCCCGGAAGAGGAGCTGATTGTCAGCCCGGAGCACCGGATGCTGGTCAAGGGGCATGTGGCGCGGGCGTTGTTCAACACGGATGAAGTGTTGGTGCGGGCCAAGGATTTGATTAACGATCGCAACGTGGTCGTGGACAGCCAGCTGCGCGAGGTGACTTATGTGCACCTGTTGTTGCCCGCGCATCAGATCGTCTGGGCCAATGGGGTGGAGACCGAGAGTTTTCATCCGGCGAACACCGCTTTGAGCACGTTGAGCGACGATGACCGGGCGAGGCTGCTTGCTGCTTTCCCCGAATTTGGCGCCAATCCGCAGGCTTATGGCGCCTCGGCGCGGCGCAATTTGTCGGCCAGCGAGGCGGCGATTTTCATGCATGATGTGGCGTGA
- a CDS encoding extensin family protein has translation MGKTVCLAGLIAVLWGTSVVAQAPDASLRPVARGQGAVGVSTPVAAEVVTPVETQGAGAQIKTEDGRAVVVTTETTKKRKGLFQSLRPKPRTERVSVFAGKKKRALRKGMVCGDLALQGSVVGRVPGRLGGCGVKSAIKLRSVSGVALSQQSVMDCGTAKALKRWVDKGLKPSIGRKGGGVTKIRVAAHYACRYRNNKRGGKISEHGKGRAIDISAFYLKDGSEVSVLKHWRGGWKGKALRQMHRAACGPFGTVLGPNANRYHRDHFHFDTARYRSGSYCK, from the coding sequence ATGGGTAAAACGGTTTGTTTAGCGGGTCTGATTGCGGTGCTGTGGGGCACGTCGGTGGTGGCGCAGGCGCCGGATGCGTCGTTGCGCCCGGTGGCGCGGGGGCAGGGGGCTGTCGGTGTGAGCACGCCGGTTGCGGCTGAGGTTGTGACGCCGGTTGAAACGCAGGGCGCGGGTGCGCAGATCAAGACCGAGGACGGGCGCGCCGTGGTGGTGACCACCGAGACCACCAAAAAGCGCAAAGGCCTGTTTCAGAGCCTGCGCCCCAAGCCGCGCACCGAACGGGTCAGCGTGTTTGCGGGCAAGAAGAAACGCGCCCTGCGCAAGGGGATGGTCTGTGGTGATCTAGCGCTGCAAGGCAGCGTGGTTGGCCGGGTGCCGGGGCGCTTGGGGGGCTGTGGTGTCAAAAGCGCAATCAAGCTGCGTTCGGTCAGCGGCGTCGCGCTGTCGCAGCAATCGGTGATGGATTGCGGCACGGCGAAGGCGTTGAAACGATGGGTCGACAAGGGGTTGAAGCCGTCGATTGGCCGCAAGGGTGGCGGGGTGACCAAGATCCGGGTCGCGGCGCATTACGCCTGTCGTTATCGCAACAACAAGCGGGGCGGCAAAATCTCGGAGCACGGCAAAGGGCGGGCGATTGATATTTCGGCGTTTTACCTCAAGGACGGGTCCGAGGTGTCGGTGCTTAAACACTGGCGCGGGGGCTGGAAGGGCAAGGCGCTGCGCCAGATGCACCGGGCGGCTTGTGGCCCGTTTGGCACCGTGCTTGGCCCCAATGCGAACCGCTATCACCGGGACCACTTTCATTTCGATACAGCGCGCTATCGCTCGGGGTCTTATTGCAAGTGA
- the rpsD gene encoding 30S ribosomal protein S4, with protein MTKRTSAKHKIDRRMGENIWGRPKSPVNRREYGPGQHGQRRKGKLSDFGLQLRAKQKLKGYYGDLTEKQFRRIYGEAERVKGDTGENLIGLLERRLDAVVYRAKFVATVFAARQFVNHGHVLVNGQRVNIPSYRVKEGDVVEVREKSKQMAVLLEAVQLPERDVPDYVEVDHSKMTARFVRTPQLGDVPYPVMMEPNLVVEFYAKN; from the coding sequence GTGACAAAACGCACGTCTGCCAAGCACAAAATTGACCGCCGGATGGGTGAAAACATCTGGGGTCGTCCGAAATCCCCGGTTAACCGTCGTGAATATGGCCCCGGCCAGCATGGTCAGCGCCGTAAAGGCAAGCTGTCTGACTTTGGTTTGCAGCTGCGCGCCAAGCAGAAGCTGAAAGGCTATTACGGCGATCTGACCGAGAAGCAATTCCGCCGCATTTACGGTGAAGCCGAGCGTGTCAAAGGCGACACCGGTGAAAACCTGATCGGTCTGCTGGAGCGTCGTCTGGACGCCGTTGTTTACCGTGCCAAGTTCGTGGCGACCGTGTTTGCCGCGCGTCAGTTCGTGAACCACGGTCATGTTCTGGTTAACGGCCAGCGCGTGAACATCCCCTCGTACCGTGTGAAAGAGGGTGACGTTGTGGAAGTGCGCGAGAAGTCCAAGCAGATGGCCGTTCTGTTGGAAGCTGTTCAGCTGCCCGAGCGCGATGTGCCTGATTATGTCGAAGTGGACCATTCGAAGATGACCGCACGTTTCGTGCGCACGCCGCAGCTTGGCGATGTGCCGTATCCGGTCATGATGGAACCCAACCTCGTCGTGGAATTCTACGCGAAGAACTAA
- a CDS encoding dihydroneopterin aldolase has translation MSNEIALAFDHPDARSRATGEGHPLDRISLRDHTVEVEIGAFQKERGTTQRICFNIVVEVRPLDTRVDDDVDRILSYDKVTEAIAFELAAERLNLLETLAERVAERILLEPQAERVFVRIEKLDRGPGALGVEIVRGKGDPVVFAAPPDPGEAPHPHVVFLSNEAIRSPLLSGWLDQLEAGEAPVLLCVGPPDADAPQTGHAMTQRRVDLLAIEQNAWMLAAQDDRCVVVETRTEFDWAMKHDQISVWAPSKIILDAVDGPSVKAGDAVALAVWFAEAMEAARFGAIGAPLPETEAEFVMQQVDVGCATL, from the coding sequence ATGAGCAATGAAATCGCTTTGGCCTTTGACCACCCGGATGCGCGCTCGCGTGCGACGGGAGAGGGGCATCCGCTCGACCGAATTTCCCTGCGGGATCATACGGTTGAGGTTGAGATCGGCGCGTTCCAGAAAGAGCGCGGCACGACGCAGCGGATTTGTTTCAACATCGTGGTCGAGGTGCGTCCGCTGGACACCCGCGTGGACGACGATGTGGATCGCATCCTGAGCTATGACAAGGTCACCGAGGCGATTGCGTTTGAGTTGGCGGCGGAGCGGCTGAACCTGTTGGAGACGCTGGCGGAGCGGGTGGCCGAGCGGATCCTGTTGGAGCCACAGGCCGAGCGGGTGTTTGTACGGATCGAGAAGCTGGATCGTGGCCCCGGTGCCTTGGGCGTTGAGATTGTGCGGGGCAAAGGCGATCCGGTGGTTTTTGCCGCGCCGCCCGATCCGGGCGAAGCGCCGCATCCGCATGTCGTGTTTCTGTCGAACGAGGCGATCCGCTCACCTCTGTTGAGCGGCTGGCTGGATCAGCTGGAGGCGGGGGAGGCGCCGGTGCTGCTCTGTGTTGGGCCGCCGGATGCGGATGCGCCGCAGACGGGGCATGCGATGACCCAACGGCGGGTTGATCTGTTGGCGATTGAGCAAAACGCTTGGATGTTGGCGGCGCAGGACGACCGCTGTGTTGTGGTCGAGACGCGGACCGAGTTTGACTGGGCGATGAAGCATGACCAGATCAGCGTCTGGGCACCATCCAAGATCATTCTGGACGCGGTGGACGGCCCGTCGGTGAAGGCGGGCGATGCGGTCGCCCTTGCGGTTTGGTTTGCCGAGGCCATGGAGGCAGCGCGGTTTGGCGCGATTGGCGCGCCTTTGCCCGAAACCGAGGCGGAGTTTGTCATGCAGCAGGTCGATGTTGGTTGCGCAACGCTGTGA
- a CDS encoding Lrp/AsnC family transcriptional regulator: MHIFDDLDKRLIAILREDGRAPISKLAEILGVSRATVQNRLDRLLDSGAVLGFTIRAREDHGPDGVHAIMMIEVAGHSTTTVIRRLRGLPELRRLHSTNGKWDLVAELSAESLTDFDRVLNEVRLIDGIANSETSLLLSTV, from the coding sequence ATGCACATCTTTGACGACCTCGACAAACGACTCATCGCCATCCTGCGCGAGGACGGGCGCGCGCCTATCTCGAAACTGGCTGAAATCCTCGGCGTGTCCCGCGCTACGGTGCAAAACCGGCTTGATCGGCTGCTTGATAGCGGCGCGGTGCTCGGCTTCACCATCCGCGCCCGCGAAGATCACGGGCCCGACGGCGTTCACGCCATCATGATGATCGAGGTCGCAGGCCATTCCACCACCACCGTGATCCGCCGCCTGCGCGGCCTGCCCGAGCTGCGCCGCCTGCACTCCACCAATGGCAAATGGGATCTGGTCGCCGAGCTTTCTGCCGAAAGCCTTACCGATTTCGACCGCGTCTTGAACGAGGTCCGCCTGATCGACGGCATCGCCAACAGCGAAACCAGCCTGCTGCTCAGCACGGTCTGA